A region of Moorena producens PAL-8-15-08-1 DNA encodes the following proteins:
- a CDS encoding lysophospholipid acyltransferase family protein — MTRSREPFPSLLLYHALKWSVVSPLIHTYFRGRIYGAKHVPTSGPLVVVSNHASDFDPPILSNCVGRPVAFMAKQELFRVPVLKQAIRLYGAYPVKRGSADRSALRSALNCLKNGWAVGVYLDGTRRADARIHNPKLGAAWIAAQAEAPLLPVTLWGSQAIVKKGSLMPQSVPLTVRIGKLIDPPGSSNRDELQAVTQQCAAAINALHDLGR; from the coding sequence GTGACTAGAAGCCGCGAACCATTTCCCAGTCTGCTGCTGTATCACGCCTTGAAGTGGTCAGTGGTTAGCCCTTTAATCCATACCTATTTCCGGGGTCGCATTTATGGTGCTAAACATGTACCAACCTCGGGACCCCTGGTGGTGGTGAGTAACCATGCTAGTGACTTTGACCCACCGATTTTATCCAATTGTGTGGGACGTCCAGTAGCCTTTATGGCCAAGCAAGAATTGTTTCGTGTCCCAGTCCTGAAACAGGCGATTCGATTGTATGGTGCTTACCCGGTTAAGCGAGGCTCAGCAGACCGGAGTGCCCTGCGTTCTGCCCTCAATTGCCTCAAGAATGGCTGGGCCGTTGGTGTGTATTTGGATGGCACCCGGAGAGCTGATGCTCGGATTCATAACCCCAAGCTTGGTGCCGCCTGGATTGCAGCCCAAGCCGAAGCCCCCCTGCTGCCCGTTACTTTGTGGGGAAGTCAAGCAATTGTAAAAAAAGGTTCTTTGATGCCACAGTCTGTACCCTTAACCGTGCGCATTGGTAAGCTGATTGATCCTCCTGGCTCCAGTAACCGAGATGAATTGCAAGCTGTGACCCAACAGTGTGCTGCAGCGATTAATGCCCTCCATGATTTGGGACGTTGA